The following proteins come from a genomic window of Flavobacterium crocinum:
- a CDS encoding DUF6252 family protein codes for MKKYFYFLLILSVFTSCEEDVKFNNPAFQTLKDNDFWRARSYKAYFAENGTVIIEGTLGYEKVILQTESSVEQVYTLGMNEVSKASYANTLTNEAASFSTGTERGSGQIVITDYDSENNTISGTFKFTALNEDESDVENSKINFTEGVFYKVPIAPEGKFVPVSN; via the coding sequence ATGAAGAAATACTTTTACTTTTTACTGATTTTATCTGTTTTTACTTCTTGTGAAGAAGACGTAAAATTTAATAATCCTGCATTTCAAACTTTAAAGGATAACGATTTTTGGAGAGCTCGTAGTTATAAAGCCTATTTCGCTGAAAATGGAACTGTAATAATTGAAGGGACTTTAGGTTATGAAAAAGTAATTTTACAAACTGAATCCTCTGTTGAACAAGTTTATACTTTAGGAATGAACGAAGTTTCAAAAGCTTCTTACGCAAATACTTTAACAAATGAAGCTGCCTCATTTTCTACAGGTACTGAGAGAGGTAGCGGACAGATTGTTATTACAGATTATGATTCTGAAAACAATACTATTTCGGGAACATTTAAATTTACTGCCCTCAATGAAGACGAGAGTGATGTTGAAAATTCAAAAATAAATTTCACAGAAGGCGTTTTCTATAAAGTTCCAATAGCGCCCGAAGGGAAATTTGTACCTGTTAGCAATTAA
- a CDS encoding HlyD family secretion protein — MTEEKDTFELRSEEVQDILTKVPHWMIRWGTVLIFAIIVMLFFVSWFVKYPDVVSAEIVITTNIPPEKIVSKSSGRIEAILVKDKTIVSKNSTLAIIENTANYKDVFLLKSIVDGYDINSGKTFPFELLKNKQLGEIESAFAVFQKDYQAHQLNENLHPFEVESRAQSSEKIQIKERLEILQQQKVINESELQLQKNEIARFEVLFNKGIISAQEMEAKKLGFLQAQKSYKSLLSSISQLKSSLIDNTKSSQNSQINSTREEVNLGRSMAQSFYQLKKVIKDWELTYTLKSSVSGVVTFLQVWNANQTINIRDNVFSIIPDAKNGFIGKVKAPALNSGKIKVGQRVNIRLANYPDREFGVLKGEIKNISLVPDKDGNLLVDVTLPNGLKTSYEKKIIFQQEMKGSAEIVTEDLRLLERILYQFKSIFEQV; from the coding sequence ATGACCGAAGAAAAAGATACGTTTGAATTAAGAAGTGAAGAGGTTCAGGACATTCTGACCAAAGTACCGCATTGGATGATTCGATGGGGCACTGTTCTGATATTTGCTATTATTGTAATGCTGTTTTTTGTATCCTGGTTTGTCAAATATCCGGATGTAGTGAGTGCCGAAATTGTAATTACGACTAATATTCCGCCGGAGAAAATCGTATCCAAATCATCAGGAAGAATTGAAGCTATTCTGGTAAAAGATAAAACAATAGTTTCAAAAAACAGTACACTGGCTATTATTGAAAATACAGCCAATTATAAAGATGTTTTTTTACTCAAAAGTATTGTTGATGGTTATGATATTAATTCCGGAAAAACATTTCCTTTCGAACTGTTAAAAAATAAACAATTGGGTGAAATTGAAAGTGCTTTTGCAGTTTTTCAGAAAGATTATCAGGCGCATCAGCTTAATGAAAACCTTCATCCGTTTGAGGTTGAAAGCAGAGCACAAAGTTCAGAGAAAATTCAAATCAAAGAAAGACTGGAGATTCTGCAACAGCAAAAAGTAATTAATGAAAGCGAACTGCAACTGCAAAAAAACGAAATAGCCCGCTTTGAGGTTTTGTTCAATAAAGGTATCATTTCGGCTCAGGAAATGGAGGCTAAAAAACTGGGTTTTCTACAGGCACAAAAGAGTTACAAAAGTCTATTGTCTTCGATTTCGCAGTTAAAGTCATCTTTGATAGATAATACAAAATCGAGTCAAAATTCACAGATAAACAGCACCAGAGAAGAAGTAAACTTAGGACGTAGCATGGCGCAGTCTTTTTATCAGCTTAAAAAAGTAATAAAAGACTGGGAGCTAACTTATACTCTAAAATCTTCTGTGAGCGGAGTAGTCACTTTTCTGCAGGTTTGGAATGCAAATCAGACGATTAATATTAGGGATAATGTTTTTTCGATAATTCCGGATGCTAAAAATGGTTTTATAGGAAAGGTAAAAGCTCCTGCATTAAATTCCGGAAAGATAAAAGTAGGGCAAAGAGTCAATATTCGTCTGGCGAATTATCCGGATCGTGAATTTGGGGTGCTGAAAGGTGAAATAAAAAATATATCCTTAGTTCCGGATAAAGATGGTAATTTGTTGGTCGATGTTACACTTCCAAACGGATTAAAAACCTCTTATGAAAAAAAGATTATTTTTCAGCAGGAAATGAAAGGCAGTGCTGAAATCGTAACCGAGGATTTAAGATTATTAGAAAGAATATTATATCAGTTCAAAAGTATATTTGAGCAGGTTTAA
- a CDS encoding S41 family peptidase encodes MDQHWDKSLAEALPGFIAPESEVNFHFALKELIAKLNDSHAFLGTRTLFLNFSGDKFIPFETKIIDDRAIVISSKNDSLTKLDDIRIGDIITKFDGKTIAQILKEKTRYIEGSNAPTVLRNANTVIFNGKTKNAEIEFIRDGKTTVKSINRYIYKDIKVKPVTKEKWKILDDNIGYVDFTSLMYDDIPALIENLKDTKAVIFDNRCYPNGVMSAIAGWINSHEKDFARFTYPDITYPGKFYWSRNFQIGSENPANYKGKVIVLVDENTQSHAEFTAMSLQTAPNVTIIGSQTAGADGNVCSFQIVKGFYTAFSGIGVFYPDKKETQRIGIVPDIEVKPTLLGVQQGRDEVLERAVLFARSGK; translated from the coding sequence ATGGACCAGCATTGGGACAAATCGCTGGCAGAAGCACTTCCAGGCTTTATTGCTCCTGAATCAGAGGTTAATTTTCATTTTGCATTGAAAGAGTTAATTGCAAAGTTAAACGATTCACATGCTTTTTTGGGAACGAGAACTCTTTTTTTAAATTTTTCCGGAGATAAATTTATTCCTTTTGAAACAAAAATTATCGATGATAGAGCTATTGTTATAAGCTCAAAAAATGATTCTCTTACCAAATTAGATGATATCAGAATTGGCGATATTATAACAAAATTTGATGGTAAAACCATTGCTCAAATTTTAAAAGAGAAAACAAGGTATATAGAAGGTTCCAATGCTCCAACTGTTTTAAGAAATGCGAATACGGTTATTTTTAATGGAAAGACAAAAAATGCAGAAATTGAGTTTATAAGAGATGGAAAAACGACTGTAAAGTCAATTAACCGTTATATTTATAAGGATATTAAAGTAAAGCCTGTAACGAAAGAAAAATGGAAAATCCTGGATGATAATATTGGTTATGTAGATTTTACTTCGTTAATGTATGATGATATTCCTGCTTTAATTGAAAATTTAAAAGATACGAAAGCAGTAATTTTTGATAATCGCTGTTATCCCAATGGTGTAATGTCTGCAATAGCTGGCTGGATCAATTCTCATGAAAAAGATTTTGCGAGATTTACTTATCCCGACATTACTTATCCTGGAAAATTTTACTGGAGTCGTAATTTTCAAATAGGAAGTGAAAATCCTGCTAATTATAAGGGAAAAGTTATTGTTTTGGTAGACGAAAACACACAGAGTCATGCAGAATTTACAGCAATGAGTTTACAAACGGCACCGAATGTTACCATAATAGGAAGTCAGACTGCCGGCGCTGATGGGAATGTCTGCAGTTTTCAGATTGTAAAAGGATTTTATACTGCTTTTAGTGGAATAGGTGTTTTTTATCCGGACAAAAAGGAAACACAGCGAATAGGGATTGTTCCTGATATTGAAGTGAAACCAACTCTTTTAGGAGTTCAGCAGGGAAGAGATGAGGTTTTGGAAAGAGCTGTTCTTTTTGCCAGAAGTGGGAAATAG
- the rimM gene encoding ribosome maturation factor RimM (Essential for efficient processing of 16S rRNA): MRKEECFYLGKIAKKFSFKGEVLIYLDTDEPELYENLESVFVEHNKHLVPFFIESSSMHKNDFLRVRFEDVNTEEDADALVGNGIYLPLSMLPKLTGNKFYYHEVIGFEIEDKRLGVFGKITSINDSSAQPLFEVLNGEVEILVPMIDQFLVKIDRENKKVIMDLPEGLIEMYL; encoded by the coding sequence ATGCGTAAAGAAGAATGTTTTTATTTAGGTAAAATCGCTAAAAAATTTAGTTTCAAAGGTGAAGTTCTGATCTATTTAGACACAGACGAACCTGAGTTATACGAAAATCTGGAATCAGTGTTTGTTGAACACAACAAACACTTGGTTCCTTTTTTTATTGAGTCAAGCTCAATGCACAAAAACGACTTTCTTAGAGTTCGTTTTGAAGACGTAAATACCGAAGAAGATGCAGATGCTCTTGTTGGAAATGGTATTTATCTTCCATTATCTATGTTACCCAAACTTACCGGTAACAAATTCTATTATCACGAAGTTATTGGTTTCGAAATCGAAGACAAACGTTTAGGAGTTTTCGGAAAAATTACTTCCATTAATGACTCTTCTGCTCAGCCTCTTTTTGAAGTTTTAAATGGTGAAGTAGAAATTTTAGTCCCAATGATCGACCAATTCCTTGTAAAAATTGATCGCGAAAACAAAAAGGTTATCATGGATCTTCCTGAAGGTCTTATTGAAATGTACCTTTAG
- a CDS encoding four helix bundle protein encodes MRPYNLEERTFLFAKECRIYIRSLPKNTSNLEDGKQLIRSSGLIGANYIEANEKLGDKDLIFRLKIARKEAKESKFWLQLLNDLNPDQNSLSESLLFEIEELRKILSAIITKTSKQ; translated from the coding sequence ATGAGGCCATACAATCTAGAAGAAAGAACCTTTTTGTTTGCAAAAGAATGTAGAATCTACATTCGTAGTTTACCTAAGAATACTTCAAACCTTGAAGATGGAAAACAACTTATAAGATCCTCTGGTTTAATTGGTGCTAATTATATTGAAGCAAATGAAAAATTAGGCGACAAAGATTTAATTTTCAGACTTAAAATAGCTCGAAAAGAAGCTAAGGAATCTAAATTTTGGCTTCAGCTGTTAAATGATCTAAATCCTGATCAAAACTCACTTTCAGAATCTTTATTATTTGAAATTGAAGAGTTACGAAAAATTCTTTCTGCCATAATTACCAAAACTTCTAAGCAGTAA
- a CDS encoding RNA recognition motif domain-containing protein: MNIFVGSLPFSIEEADLRESFEVYGAVDSVKIITDKFTGRSKGFGFVEMPNDAEAQKAIDELNGATVQGRAIVVNKSEPKPEGERRSFNNNRGGNSRGSYGNNNRGGNDRGGNRGGY; encoded by the coding sequence ATGAATATTTTTGTTGGAAGTCTTCCATTCAGTATTGAGGAAGCAGATTTAAGAGAATCTTTTGAGGTTTATGGAGCAGTAGATTCTGTTAAAATTATTACTGATAAATTTACTGGAAGAAGCAAAGGCTTTGGTTTTGTAGAAATGCCAAACGATGCGGAAGCGCAAAAAGCAATTGATGAATTGAACGGTGCAACTGTTCAAGGACGTGCAATTGTAGTAAATAAATCAGAGCCAAAACCAGAAGGCGAAAGAAGAAGTTTTAATAACAACCGCGGAGGAAATAGTCGTGGTAGTTACGGAAACAACAACCGTGGTGGAAATGACCGTGGTGGTAACAGAGGAGGATATTAA
- a CDS encoding tRNA1(Val) (adenine(37)-N6)-methyltransferase, producing MFQFKQFSVKQDKTAMKVGTDGVLLGAWAPVYHNPFSVLDIGSGTGIIALMLAQRSYAEQIDALEIDEDAYEQAVENFEVSPWGDRLFCFHAGLDEFIDEPEDEYDLIVSNPPFYAEDYKTENEQRDLARFQDAMPFEEIVEAADLLLSENGILAIIIPFKEEEKFIALAKEAELYPIKITRVKGTPKSEIKRSLLAFSRNEVSQFEIDELTIEIERHVYTPEYIELTKDFYLKM from the coding sequence ATGTTTCAGTTTAAGCAATTCTCTGTAAAACAAGACAAAACAGCAATGAAAGTTGGCACAGATGGTGTTTTACTTGGCGCCTGGGCTCCTGTTTATCATAATCCGTTTAGTGTTTTAGATATTGGCTCAGGAACCGGAATTATTGCTTTGATGTTGGCACAGAGAAGTTATGCTGAACAAATTGACGCTCTTGAAATTGATGAAGATGCCTACGAACAAGCGGTAGAAAATTTTGAAGTTTCTCCATGGGGAGATCGTTTATTTTGTTTCCATGCTGGCTTAGACGAATTTATTGATGAACCGGAAGACGAATATGATTTAATTGTATCAAATCCGCCATTTTATGCTGAAGATTATAAAACCGAAAATGAACAACGCGATTTAGCTCGTTTTCAGGATGCAATGCCTTTTGAGGAAATTGTTGAAGCTGCTGATTTGCTACTCTCTGAAAATGGTATTCTGGCTATAATTATTCCTTTTAAAGAAGAAGAGAAATTCATCGCTTTGGCCAAAGAAGCTGAACTTTATCCGATTAAAATTACAAGAGTAAAAGGTACTCCAAAATCAGAAATCAAACGTAGTTTACTGGCATTTAGCCGAAATGAAGTTTCTCAATTTGAAATCGATGAATTAACAATTGAAATTGAAAGACACGTTTATACACCAGAATATATTGAGCTGACAAAAGATTTTTACCTAAAAATGTAA
- a CDS encoding 30S ribosomal protein S16 — translation MSVKIRLQRHGKKGKPFYWVVAADARSKRDGRYLEKIGTYNPNTNPATVELNLDSAVKWLHNGAQPTDTARAILSYKGALLKHHLDGGVRKGALTQEQADAKLTAWLEAKAGKVDAKKDGLSKAQADAKAKALKAEKEVNAKRVADAAAAQAEAAAAAQAEEATEEVAEATEEAPAAEENNETTEA, via the coding sequence ATGTCAGTAAAAATTAGATTACAAAGACACGGTAAAAAAGGAAAACCTTTTTACTGGGTAGTAGCTGCAGATGCACGCTCAAAAAGAGATGGTAGATACTTAGAGAAAATCGGTACTTACAATCCAAACACTAACCCAGCAACTGTTGAATTAAACCTTGACAGCGCAGTTAAATGGTTACACAATGGTGCACAACCTACTGATACTGCAAGAGCTATCCTTTCTTACAAAGGTGCTTTATTGAAACACCACCTTGACGGAGGAGTTCGTAAAGGAGCTTTAACTCAAGAACAAGCTGATGCTAAATTAACTGCATGGTTAGAGGCAAAAGCTGGAAAAGTTGATGCTAAAAAAGATGGTTTATCAAAAGCGCAAGCTGATGCTAAAGCTAAAGCTTTAAAAGCTGAAAAAGAAGTTAACGCTAAACGTGTTGCTGATGCTGCTGCTGCACAAGCTGAAGCTGCTGCCGCTGCACAAGCTGAAGAGGCTACAGAAGAAGTTGCTGAAGCAACTGAAGAAGCTCCTGCTGCTGAAGAGAATAACGAAACAACTGAAGCATAA
- the leuB gene encoding 3-isopropylmalate dehydrogenase, giving the protein MKLNIALLAGDGIGPEVINEAVKVSDAIAQKFGHEITWKPALTGAAAIDAVGEPYPDATHEVCKNADAVLFGAIGHPKYDNDPSAPVRPEQGLLKMRKALGLFANVRPTFTFPSLLDKSPLKRERIEGTDLVFLRELTGGIYFGEKGRKDNGDTAYDNCVYTRAEVQRLAKKGFELAMTRSKKLCCVDKANVLETSRLWRETVQAMEKDYPEVEVSYEFVDAVAMRLVQWPNSYDVLITENLFGDILTDEASVISGSMGLMPSASIGAEVSLFEPIHGSYPQATGLNIANPMATILSAAMMFENFGLMEEGKAMRDAVNKALEAGVVTEDLANGGKAYGTKEVGDWLAANV; this is encoded by the coding sequence ATGAAATTAAACATAGCCCTTTTAGCCGGAGACGGAATCGGACCAGAAGTAATCAATGAAGCTGTAAAAGTATCTGATGCTATTGCACAAAAATTTGGACATGAAATCACTTGGAAACCAGCTTTAACCGGTGCTGCAGCAATTGATGCAGTAGGAGAACCTTATCCGGATGCAACGCATGAAGTTTGTAAAAATGCTGATGCCGTTCTTTTTGGAGCAATCGGACACCCTAAATATGATAACGATCCTTCTGCGCCAGTACGTCCAGAACAAGGTTTATTGAAAATGCGTAAAGCATTAGGTTTGTTTGCAAACGTAAGACCAACTTTTACATTTCCATCTTTATTAGATAAATCTCCTTTAAAAAGAGAAAGAATAGAAGGAACTGATTTAGTTTTCTTAAGAGAATTAACTGGCGGAATTTACTTTGGTGAAAAAGGAAGAAAAGACAACGGAGATACTGCTTACGACAACTGCGTTTACACAAGAGCTGAAGTACAGCGTTTAGCTAAAAAAGGTTTCGAATTGGCAATGACCCGTTCTAAAAAATTATGTTGCGTTGATAAAGCAAACGTTTTGGAAACTTCACGTTTATGGAGAGAAACGGTTCAGGCAATGGAAAAAGATTATCCAGAAGTTGAAGTAAGCTACGAATTTGTTGACGCTGTTGCAATGCGTTTAGTTCAATGGCCAAACTCTTACGATGTATTGATTACTGAAAATTTATTTGGAGATATCTTAACAGACGAAGCTTCTGTAATTTCCGGTTCAATGGGATTAATGCCTTCTGCATCTATTGGAGCTGAAGTATCGTTGTTTGAACCTATTCACGGTTCATATCCACAAGCAACAGGATTAAATATAGCAAACCCAATGGCTACTATTTTATCTGCTGCTATGATGTTCGAAAACTTCGGATTGATGGAAGAAGGAAAAGCAATGAGAGATGCAGTAAACAAAGCATTAGAAGCTGGAGTAGTTACTGAAGATTTAGCTAACGGAGGCAAGGCTTACGGTACGAAAGAAGTTGGTGACTGGTTAGCTGCGAATGTATAA
- a CDS encoding alpha-isopropylmalate synthase regulatory domain-containing protein → MEKRKIEIMDTTLRDGEQTSGVSFSAAEKLTIAQLLLEELNIDRIEIASARVSEGEFQAVKGITSWAEEKGYINRIEVLTFVDGGVSIDWMKKAGAKVQNLLTKGSMNHLTHQLKKTPEQHFSEIAKIIALAQKNNIKTNVYLEDWSNGMRNSPDYVFQFLDFLATQPIKRVLLPDTLGVLIPSLTFEFISKIRTKYPQIHFDFHAHNDYDLSVANVMEAIKAGINGLHVTVNGMGERAGNAPLESTVAVINDYLPEVKINIKETSLYSVSKLVETFTGYRIPANKPIVGDNVFTQTAGIHADGDNKNNLYFNDLLPERFGRKRKYALGKTSGKANIEKNLQELGLKLNNEDLKLVTQRIIELGDKKETVTKEDLPYIISDVLDSHTYEEKITINSYMLVHSKGMRPSTTLSLNLNGEIIEENAQGDGQFDAFMNALSKIYKSKKLTLPKLIDYAVRIPPGSSSDALCETIITWTNNGKEFKTRGLDSDQTVAAIIATQKMLNIIT, encoded by the coding sequence ATGGAAAAAAGAAAAATTGAAATAATGGATACGACGCTTCGTGATGGGGAACAAACCTCAGGAGTATCATTTTCTGCTGCAGAAAAACTAACCATTGCACAATTGTTGTTGGAGGAATTAAATATTGATAGAATCGAAATTGCTTCGGCGCGTGTAAGCGAAGGAGAATTTCAAGCCGTAAAAGGCATTACTTCCTGGGCTGAAGAAAAAGGATACATCAACAGAATTGAAGTTCTAACATTTGTTGACGGAGGCGTTTCAATTGACTGGATGAAAAAAGCCGGTGCCAAAGTGCAGAATTTATTGACCAAAGGTTCAATGAATCACTTAACGCATCAATTAAAAAAAACTCCGGAGCAACATTTTTCTGAAATCGCTAAAATTATAGCTTTAGCGCAAAAGAATAATATTAAAACCAATGTTTATCTGGAAGACTGGAGCAACGGAATGCGAAATTCTCCGGATTATGTTTTTCAATTCTTGGATTTCTTAGCAACTCAGCCAATTAAAAGAGTTTTACTTCCAGATACTTTAGGGGTTTTGATTCCGTCTTTGACTTTTGAATTTATATCAAAAATCAGAACAAAATATCCACAAATTCATTTTGATTTTCACGCACATAACGACTACGATTTAAGCGTTGCCAATGTTATGGAAGCCATAAAAGCCGGCATAAACGGGCTTCACGTTACCGTAAACGGAATGGGAGAACGCGCTGGAAATGCGCCTTTGGAAAGTACTGTTGCCGTTATAAACGATTATCTGCCAGAAGTAAAAATCAATATTAAAGAAACGTCTTTATATTCTGTAAGTAAATTAGTTGAAACTTTTACAGGTTACAGAATCCCTGCCAACAAACCAATTGTTGGAGATAACGTTTTTACTCAAACTGCCGGAATCCACGCTGATGGAGACAACAAAAACAATCTTTATTTTAATGATTTACTTCCGGAACGTTTTGGAAGAAAAAGAAAATACGCACTAGGAAAAACTTCCGGAAAAGCCAATATCGAAAAGAATCTTCAGGAATTAGGTTTAAAATTAAACAACGAAGATTTAAAATTGGTTACCCAAAGAATTATTGAACTAGGCGACAAAAAAGAAACCGTCACAAAAGAAGATCTTCCATACATTATTTCTGATGTTTTGGACAGTCACACTTACGAAGAAAAAATTACCATAAACTCTTATATGCTGGTACATTCTAAAGGAATGCGCCCGTCTACGACTTTATCTTTAAATTTAAACGGAGAAATAATCGAAGAAAATGCACAGGGTGACGGTCAGTTTGATGCTTTTATGAATGCTTTATCCAAGATTTACAAAAGCAAAAAATTAACGCTTCCAAAATTGATCGATTATGCGGTTAGAATCCCTCCCGGAAGTAGTTCTGATGCGTTGTGCGAAACCATTATCACATGGACCAACAACGGAAAAGAATTCAAAACCCGCGGATTAGATTCAGACCAAACCGTTGCAGCGATTATTGCAACGCAGAAAATGCTTAATATAATTACTTAA
- a CDS encoding peptidase domain-containing ABC transporter has translation MKKFAHYRQADHKDCGPTCLKIIAKYYGKTINIQELRDFSETTREGSNLLFLSDAAEKIGFRTLGVKLSVQRIEEAPLPCILHWNKDHYVVLYKIKKGKYYISDPAFGLLEYNKEEFVKFWIGNNADDLTKEGIALLIEATPKFFESDFEKEDNKGLGFSLLSQYVLRYKSFLIQLTIGLLAGSLLQLIFPFLTQSIVDVGIQNQNIHFIYLILFAQLFLFAGRTGLELIRSWILLHLSTRINISLISDFFIKLMNLPISFFDVRMTGDIMQRINDHHRIEKILTTSSLNVLFSVINMFVLGGVLAYFNLQIFFVFFAGSLLYFGWITLFLKRRETLDYKRFAEVSNEQNKVMELINGMQEIKLHNAEKQKRWGWEYVQARLFRVSIKGLILEQAQSTGSSVINELKNIFITFLSAKLVIDGSITLGMMLAINSIVGSLNGPIMQLIQFVRELQDAKISLARLSEIHQKEDELQQEENQTSDVPFDADIEIKNLSYRYLGSDIPVLENMNLIIPANKVTAIVGVSGSGKTTLMKLLLKFYEPEKGEVTIGNTQLKNISQKAWRSNIGAVMQEGFIFSDTIANNIAFGTDKVNKERLLYAADVANIKEYISGLPLGFNTKIGAEGLGMSTGQKQRLLIARAVYKNPEILFFDEATSALDANNEKEIMRKLDVFFENKTVIVIAHRLSTVMNADQIVVLDKGKIIEIGNHSALVEQKGNYFELVKNQLQLGN, from the coding sequence TTGAAAAAATTCGCTCATTACAGACAAGCCGATCATAAAGATTGCGGCCCTACCTGTTTAAAAATTATAGCTAAATATTACGGAAAGACGATCAATATTCAGGAGTTGCGCGATTTTAGCGAAACAACTCGTGAGGGTAGTAATTTGCTTTTTTTGAGTGATGCTGCCGAAAAAATAGGTTTTAGGACCTTAGGGGTTAAATTGTCCGTTCAAAGAATAGAAGAAGCTCCTTTACCATGCATTCTACACTGGAACAAAGACCATTATGTTGTACTTTATAAAATAAAAAAAGGAAAATATTATATTTCAGATCCTGCTTTTGGGCTTTTGGAATATAACAAAGAAGAGTTTGTAAAATTTTGGATCGGAAATAATGCAGATGATTTAACAAAAGAAGGTATTGCATTATTAATAGAAGCTACTCCTAAATTTTTTGAATCTGATTTTGAAAAAGAAGATAACAAAGGATTAGGTTTCAGTTTACTTTCACAATATGTACTGAGGTACAAATCATTTTTGATTCAGTTAACTATAGGATTACTTGCTGGGAGTTTATTACAACTTATTTTTCCATTTTTAACCCAGAGTATTGTTGACGTTGGGATACAAAACCAGAATATTCATTTTATTTATTTGATATTGTTTGCCCAGTTGTTTCTATTTGCAGGAAGAACCGGATTAGAACTTATCAGAAGCTGGATATTGCTTCATCTTTCGACCAGAATTAATATTTCGCTTATTTCAGATTTCTTTATTAAATTAATGAATCTTCCGATTTCTTTTTTTGATGTCCGTATGACAGGAGACATCATGCAACGCATAAATGATCACCACAGAATCGAAAAAATTCTAACGACATCTTCATTAAATGTTTTGTTTTCTGTAATCAACATGTTTGTTTTAGGAGGTGTTTTGGCTTATTTTAATCTGCAGATATTTTTTGTTTTTTTTGCCGGCAGTTTGCTTTATTTTGGCTGGATTACTTTGTTTTTGAAAAGAAGGGAGACTTTGGATTATAAACGTTTTGCTGAAGTTTCAAACGAACAAAATAAAGTAATGGAGCTTATCAACGGCATGCAGGAAATAAAACTTCATAATGCCGAAAAACAAAAACGATGGGGTTGGGAATATGTGCAGGCAAGACTTTTCAGAGTTTCAATAAAAGGATTAATTCTGGAACAGGCTCAGTCAACGGGTTCTTCGGTAATTAATGAGTTAAAAAATATTTTTATTACTTTTTTATCTGCCAAATTGGTAATTGATGGTTCCATTACATTAGGGATGATGTTGGCGATTAACTCTATTGTAGGAAGTTTAAATGGGCCAATTATGCAACTTATCCAGTTTGTACGGGAATTGCAGGATGCCAAAATATCTCTGGCAAGATTATCAGAAATCCATCAAAAGGAAGACGAACTGCAACAGGAAGAAAATCAGACCAGTGATGTTCCTTTTGATGCTGATATTGAGATCAAAAATCTTTCGTATCGTTATCTGGGATCAGATATACCAGTTCTGGAGAATATGAATCTGATTATTCCGGCTAATAAGGTTACTGCAATTGTAGGGGTTAGCGGAAGCGGAAAAACAACCCTGATGAAATTACTTTTAAAGTTTTATGAACCCGAAAAAGGAGAAGTAACAATTGGAAATACACAACTTAAAAATATTTCACAGAAAGCCTGGAGATCCAATATTGGAGCTGTCATGCAGGAAGGATTTATTTTTAGCGATACCATTGCCAATAATATAGCTTTTGGTACAGATAAAGTCAATAAAGAACGACTATTATATGCGGCAGATGTTGCCAATATTAAAGAATACATAAGTGGCCTGCCTTTGGGTTTTAATACAAAAATAGGCGCAGAAGGTTTGGGAATGAGTACAGGACAGAAACAACGTTTACTGATTGCAAGGGCGGTGTATAAAAATCCTGAAATTCTCTTTTTTGATGAAGCGACTTCAGCTCTGGATGCCAATAATGAAAAAGAAATTATGAGAAAGCTGGATGTATTTTTCGAAAATAAAACAGTAATTGTCATTGCGCATCGTTTGAGTACAGTAATGAATGCCGATCAGATTGTGGTTCTGGATAAAGGAAAAATTATAGAAATAGGTAATCACTCTGCCTTGGTGGAACAAAAAGGAAATTACTTTGAGCTGGTAAAAAACCAGTTGCAATTAGGAAATTAA